The genomic interval GGTTTAGAAAAGAAAAATAAAGTAATCACTCCAAAAGAAAAAGAAGTAATTGCTTTTCATGAGGCAGGTCACGCAACGGTAAGTTGGATGTTAGAGCATGCAGCACCATTGGTGAAAGTTACCATTGTTCCAAGAGGGCAATCTTTAGGAGCAGCTTGGTATTTACCAGCAGAAAGAATGATTGTTCAAACAGAACAAATGTTGGATGAAATGTGTGCTACTTTAGGAGGTAGAGCAGCAGAGAAAATTATTTTCGATAAGATTTCTACTGGTGCTTTAAGCGATTTAGAAAAGGTGACTAAGCAAGCAAGAGCGATGGTTACGGTTTATGGATTAAATGATGAAGTAGGTAATATTACATATTATGACTCTTCTGGTAATGATGCTTTTGTAAAGCCTTATAGTGAAGAAACTGCAAAGAAAATTGACAAAGAAATTTCTAAAATGATTGAAGCTCAATATCAGAGAGCTATTGAATTGTTATCAAACAACAAAGAAAAATTATCTATTTTAGCCAAGTTATTGTTAGAAAAAGAGGTTATTTTTAAAGATGATTTAGAGAAAATTTTCGGAAAAAGACCTTTTGATAAAGAAGAAAAGATTGAAGAAGTAAAAGAAACACCTCAAGTAGAAGAAAGTACAGAGGAAAAATAAAGCTTTAATTTTTTATATGAGTTTTTTTAAGAAACTTTTTAAAGTTGTTACCACAACAAAAGATCAGGAGATAAAACAACAAGAAGTTAATTTATCTTTAGACGATGCTTTTGTACATTATTTTATTAAAAAAGGTGGTAAGTTTTTGTATTGTACAAAAAAGAATGAGATTGCAGAAAGCTTGAAAAAAATTATTAAGGAGAATAATTGGAATACATTATCTGTTATCGATCAAGACTTAATTAAACTAGCTAAAAAAACGAATATTGCTTTAGTTGAAGAGTTTAGTACTACTGATCCCTTTTTTACTACTTGTGAGCATTTAATTGCCGATAATGGAGATATTTTATTTTCATCAAATCAAATAAAAAGTAAAAAACTTTCTGAGCTTTCAGATAACTTTATTGTCTACGCAAAGACAAGTCAGTTGGTAAAAGATACTGGACAAGGTTTAACTGGTATTAAAACAAACTGTAAAGAAAATATTCCAACAAATATTAGTGCTGTTAAAAAATACGCTATTAATAAAAACGATGATAATTTTTTAAATTACGGAAACAGTAATTCTAAAAATTTATATTTACTCTTATTCGAAGATTTATAATATGAGTAAATTATTAACAAGAGTTCTTACTGGTTTTATTTATGGTGTA from Lutibacter sp. Hel_I_33_5 carries:
- a CDS encoding LUD domain-containing protein; translation: MSFFKKLFKVVTTTKDQEIKQQEVNLSLDDAFVHYFIKKGGKFLYCTKKNEIAESLKKIIKENNWNTLSVIDQDLIKLAKKTNIALVEEFSTTDPFFTTCEHLIADNGDILFSSNQIKSKKLSELSDNFIVYAKTSQLVKDTGQGLTGIKTNCKENIPTNISAVKKYAINKNDDNFLNYGNSNSKNLYLLLFEDL